The Candida albicans SC5314 chromosome 5, complete sequence genome includes a region encoding these proteins:
- the CLN3 gene encoding cyclin (G1 cyclin; depletion abolishes budding and causes hyphal growth defects; farnesol regulated, functional in S. cerevisiae; possibly essential (UAU1 method); other biofilm induced; Spider biofilm induced), producing the protein MFPNSPDAFHQVRMMQSSIKASNFKLQSMEFRCHSNNVCEYQMEMLHHLLSVEAKTLPNLSLIEQQPEIKLGMRPLLLDFLMEVITILSLSRSTFPLTVNLIDRYCSTRIVKKQHYQLLGLTSLWISCKNLDSKFKVPTLNDLRKICVDSYYKELFVEMEKHILKSLEWVVNAPTFDAFIDLYSNLLISNSSNFEVANIIKKSSHKIKLFSNYIGELFQFYPNIYYDYTSSQIALIAILITVLTLKIPVDLISLLNFYNGLVKTEMFKSNVEQGAEDQFEEILSVDSFKSLFNKSFFKNLIKIIDNPPSSLKIKYFAENGKYSVLMKQLVTTASNTLKCILDPVPTTPKANSFVKHQQQQHHYHPRPPMSINTSMIPLTPVSNSTSPNRFSPDQIFSENESTPGIAFGTMTPDSQSTSPGEKRSYECIDELEIGTSTIAGYTLKNHDTLKRSKSANYGTLFYLQQ; encoded by the coding sequence ATGTTTCCTAATTCACCTGATGCTTTCCATCAAGTTAGGATGATGCAATCCCTGATCAAAGCAAGTAATTTCAAGTTACAATCAATGGAATTTAGATGTCATTCAAATAATGTATGTGAATATCAAATGGAAATGTTGCATCACTTGTTATCAGTTGAAGCTAAAACATTGcctaatttatcattaattgaaCAGCAAccagaaatcaaattaggTATGAGaccattgttgttggatttCTTAATGGAAGTTATCACTATTCTCAGCTTGTCTAGATCTACATTCCCTTTGACTGTCAATTTGATTGACCGTTATTGTTCAACCAGAATTGTCAAGAAACAACATTACCAGTTGTTGGGATTGACTAGTCTTTGGATCAGTTGTAAGAACTTGGATTCAAAGTTCAAAGTTCCTACATTGAATGATTTGAGAAAAATTTGTGTTGACAGTTATTACAAAGAATTGTTTGTGGAAATGGAGAAAcatattttaaaatcattagaATGGGTCGTCAATGCTCCGACATTTGATGCCTTTATTGATTTGTATTCAAACTTGTTGATTTCTAACAGCAGTAACTTTGAGGTTGCaaacattatcaaaaaatcatctcataaaataaaattgttttccAATTATATTGGTGAATTGTTCCAGTTTTATCCAAACATTTATTACGATTACACATCGTCACAAATTGCTTTGATTGCTATTTTAATCACGGTCTTGACGTTGAAGATTCctgttgatttaattagTTTGTTGAACTTTTACAATGGATTGGTTAAAACTGAAATGTTTAAATCCAATGTTGAACAAGGTGCTGAAGATCAGTTTGAGGAAATTCTTTCAGTTGActctttcaaatcattattcAATAAGAGTTTCTTCAAGAACTTGATCAagataattgataatccTCCAAGCAGTCTCAAGATTAAGTACTTTGCTGAGAATGGTAAATATTCGGTATTGATGAAACAGTTGGTCACTACTGCTTCCAACACCTTGAAGTGTATATTGGATCCTGTTCCAACAACACCAAAGGCTAATAGTTTTGTcaaacatcaacaacaacaacaccatTATCACCCAAGACCGCCAATGAGTATTAATACCTCAATGATTCCATTGACACCTGTATCCAATAGCACTAGCCCTAATAGATTCAGTCCTGATCAGATATTTTCGGAAAATGAGTCTACTCCTGGTATTGCCTTTGGTACCATGACACCTGATTCCCAATCAACATCACCTGGGGAAAAACGAAGTTATGAATGCATTGATGAGTTAGAGATTGGCACATCAACCATTGCTGGTTACACACTCAAAAATCATGATACATTGAAAAGATCGAAGAGTGCTAATTATGGTACACTTTTCTatcttcaacaataa